One part of the Tachyglossus aculeatus isolate mTacAcu1 chromosome 26, mTacAcu1.pri, whole genome shotgun sequence genome encodes these proteins:
- the DNAJA4 gene encoding dnaJ homolog subfamily A member 4, with protein MVKETGYYDILGVKPNASPEEIKKAYRKLALKYHPDKNPDEGEKFKLISQAYEVLSDTKKRDIYDQGGEQAIKEGGTGGGNFSSPMDIFDMFFGGGGRMARERRGKNVVHQLSVSLEDLYNGVTRKLALQKNVICEKCEGIGGKKGSVEKCPICKGRGMQIHIQQIGPGMVQQIQTVCPECKGQGERINPKDRCENCNGLKVVREKKIIEVHIEKGMKDGQKILFHGEGDQEPELEPGDVIIVLDQKDHSVFQRRGHDLIMKIRIQLTEALCGFKKTIKTLDNRILVITSKPGEVIKHGDLKCVHNEGMPIYKAPMEKGSLIIQFLVSFPEKLWLPPEKVAQLEALLPPRQNVRVTDDMEQVELKEFNPNEQNWRHSAEAYEEDEDGPRAGVQCQTA; from the exons ATGGTGAAGGAGACGGGCTACTACGACATCCTGGGGGTGAAGCCCAACGCCTCCCCCGAAGAGATCAAGAAGGCCTACAGGAAACTGGCGCTCAAGTACCATCCCGACAAGAACCCGGATGAGGGCGAGAAG TTTAAACTCATATCCCAGGCCTATGAAGTGCTTTCAGATACCAAGAAGCGGGACATTTATGACCAGGGCGGGGAGCAAGCCATTAAAGAAGGCGGCACTGGAGGTGGCAACTTCTCTTCACCCATGGACATCTTTGACATGTTCTTTGGGGGTGGAGGGCGTAtggcaagagagaggagag GCAAGAATGTGGTGCATCAGCTGTCTGTTTCACTTGAAGATTTATATAATGGAGTAACAAGGAAACTAGCCCTCCAGAAGAATGTAATTTGTGAAAAATGTGAAG gAATTGGTGGGAAAAAAGGATCTGTTGAAAAATGTCCCATCTGCAAAGGGAGAGGAATGCAAATTCATATTCAGCAGATTGGGCCTGGCATGGTACAGCAAATTCAGACTGTGTGTCCAGAATGCAAAGGGCAGGGTGAACGAATCAATCCAAAAGACCGGTGTGAAAACTGCAATGGTCTGAAGGTTGTAAGAGAGAAAAAGATTATAGAAGTTCACATTGAAAAAG GTATGAAAGATGGACAAAAGATTTTGTTTCACGGAGAAGGCGATCAGGAGCCTGAACTGGAACCTGGTGATGTCATAATTGTGCTTGATCAGAAGGATCACAGTGTCTTTCAGAGACGAGGACATGACTTGATTATGAAAATAAGAATTCAGCTCACTGAAGCTCTCTGTGGCTTcaagaaaacaataaaaacactgGATAACCGGATTCTTGTTATAACTTCCAAACCAG GTGAAGTGATAAAGCATGGTGACCTGAAATGTGTTCACAATGAAGGAATGCCCATCTACAAAGCACCTATGGAGAAGGGCTCTCTGATAATTCAGTTCTTG GTCAGCTTTCCTGAGAAACTCTGGCTTCCTCCGGAGAAAGTTGCTCAACTGGAAGCTTTACTTCCTCCAAGACAAAACGTCAGGGTTACAGATGATATGGAGCAAGTAGAACTCAAGGAATTCAATCCTAATGAACAAAACTGGCGCCATAGCGCGGAGGCGTACGAGGAAGACGAGGATGGTCCCAGGGCAGGAGTGCAGTGCCAGACTGCGTGA
- the WDR61 gene encoding WD repeat-containing protein 61, whose product MSNQYSILFKQEQAHDDAIWSVAWGKNKNDGSETVISGSLDDLVKVWKWNEEKLELQWNLEGHQLGVVSVDICHTGTIAASSSLDAHIRLWDLENGKQIKSIDAGPVDAWSLAFSPDSQYLATGSHVGKVNIFGVETGKKEYSLDTRGKFILSIAYSPDGKYLASGAIDGIINIFDIATGKLLHTLEGHAMPIRSLTFSPDSQLLVTASDDGYIKIYDVQHANLAGTLSGHASWVLNVAFCPDDTHFVSSSSDKSVKVWDAGTRTCVHTFFDHQDQVWGVKYNGNGSKIVSVGDDQEIHIYDCPI is encoded by the exons ATGAGCAACCAG TACAGCATACTCTTCAAACAAGAGCAAG CCCACGACGATGCCATCTGGTCTGTGGCTTGGGGGAAGAATAAAAACGATGGTTCTGAGACAGTTATCTCAGGTTCCCTGGATGATCTAGTGAAAGTCTGGAAATG GAATGAGGAGAAACTAGAATTACAGTGGAATTTGGAGGGTCATCAACTTGGTGTGGTATCGGTAGATATTTGTCACACAGGTACCATCGCCGCATCTAGCTCCCTAGATGCTCATATCCGCCTTTGGGATCTAGAAAATGGCAAGCAGATTAAGTCGATAGATGCTGGTCCTG TTGATGCCTGGTCCCTGGCCTTTTCACCTGACTCCCAGTATCTAGCAACGGGGAGCCACGTGGGAAAAGTAAACATTTTTGGCGTGGAGACTGGGAAAAAGGAATATTCCTTGGATACAAGAGGAAAATTCATCCTTAGTATTGCATAT AGTCCAGATGGAAAGTATTTGGCAAGTGGAGCCATTGATGGGATTATCAATATTTTTGATATTGCAACTGGGAAACTCCTGCATACCCTGGAAG GCCATGCTATGCCTATTCGTTCTTTGACCTTTTCTCCGGATTCTCAGTTGCTCGTCACCGCTTCAGATGATGGCTACATAAAGATTTATGATGT GCAGCATGCGAACTTGGCAGGTACATTAAGTGGGCATGCATCATGGGTCTTAAATGTGGCGTTCTGTCCTGATGACACTCACTTTGTTTCCAG TTCATCTGACAAAAGTGTAAAGGTCTGGGATGCTGGAACAAGGACTTGTGTTCATACATTTTTTGACCACCAGGATCAG GTCTGGGGAGTGAAATACAATGGAAATGGTTCCAAAATTGTGTCCGTCGGAGACGATCAGGAAATACATATCTATGATTGTCCAATTTAA